In the Clostridium sporogenes genome, one interval contains:
- a CDS encoding hemolysin III family protein — translation MLNEFYTKGEEIANAITHGIGALLSIAALVILIVFSAKYGDAWYVTSYSIFGACLFILYLESTLYHSLQGKKVKKVFRIFDHSSIFLLIAGTYTPFILTSLRDPLGWTIFGIEWGLTIIGIVLKVFTTGKYEKLSTGIYIFMGWLIMLHARKLILVIPKISLIYLVLGGVVYTLGAFLFMLDDIPYNHPIWHLFVIGGSICHFFSLFYMIPR, via the coding sequence ATGTTAAACGAATTTTATACTAAAGGTGAAGAGATAGCAAATGCTATAACTCATGGTATTGGTGCTTTATTGTCTATAGCTGCTCTAGTTATTTTAATTGTGTTTTCAGCAAAGTATGGTGATGCTTGGTATGTAACAAGTTATAGCATATTTGGAGCATGCCTTTTTATATTATACTTAGAATCTACTTTATACCATAGCCTTCAAGGTAAAAAAGTAAAAAAAGTATTTAGAATATTTGATCATTCCTCTATTTTTCTTTTAATCGCAGGTACCTACACACCTTTTATACTTACATCTCTTAGAGATCCTCTAGGTTGGACTATATTTGGTATAGAATGGGGTCTTACTATAATAGGTATAGTCTTAAAAGTATTTACTACTGGTAAATATGAAAAATTATCTACTGGTATATATATTTTTATGGGTTGGCTTATAATGCTTCATGCTAGAAAATTAATATTAGTTATACCCAAAATATCCCTTATATATCTTGTGTTGGGTGGAGTTGTTTATACCCTTGGTGCTTTTCTTTTTATGTTAGATGACATCCCTTATAACCATCCTATATGGCACTTATTTGTAATTGGAGGAAGCATTTGTCACTTTTTCTCACTTTTCTATATGATACCAAGATAA
- a CDS encoding M28 family peptidase, whose amino-acid sequence MSYLNYISKKVTKDFGIRHTYNEKTNFLEFVDGELKSLGYETEIIQGKNIKQCRNLCTVEGNEEIIFMAHYDTPGTMPKFLGFIFKLFGHTRQITGSIIYIIIILLLIRYLRNISNVSISYMIIFILIIFPMLIKNKNNYNDNSSGVVTLLNIAYELKNNENLKGKVDKIKMVFLDNEESGLLGSNLLSKYWQEKDKYFKEKKIINFDCVGIGDIPMVYYSKELDYKLADSLQNILCSCRKNSKKFMCKYYPLSDDFSFKKNPSVSIIFSNSSIIPGGYYMPNVHCLKDNVLELKNIRWLTKVILEKI is encoded by the coding sequence ATGAGCTATTTAAATTATATTTCTAAAAAAGTTACTAAAGATTTTGGAATAAGACATACTTATAATGAAAAAACAAATTTTTTAGAATTTGTAGATGGAGAATTAAAATCTTTAGGTTATGAAACAGAAATAATACAAGGGAAAAATATAAAGCAATGTAGAAATTTATGTACAGTAGAAGGTAATGAGGAAATTATATTTATGGCTCATTATGATACTCCAGGCACTATGCCAAAGTTTCTTGGATTTATATTTAAACTTTTTGGTCATACAAGGCAGATAACTGGGAGTATAATATACATTATTATTATTTTATTATTGATTCGATATTTAAGAAATATATCGAATGTAAGTATATCTTATATGATAATATTTATATTAATTATTTTCCCAATGCTTATAAAAAATAAAAATAATTATAATGACAATTCTAGTGGAGTAGTGACCCTTTTAAATATTGCATACGAATTAAAAAATAACGAGAATTTAAAGGGAAAAGTGGATAAAATAAAAATGGTATTCTTAGATAACGAAGAAAGTGGATTGCTAGGATCCAATTTATTATCAAAGTATTGGCAGGAAAAGGATAAATATTTTAAAGAAAAGAAAATAATTAATTTCGATTGTGTAGGAATAGGGGATATACCTATGGTATATTATTCAAAAGAATTGGATTATAAACTAGCTGATTCATTACAAAACATTTTATGTTCTTGCAGGAAAAATAGTAAGAAATTTATGTGTAAATATTACCCATTATCTGATGATTTTTCTTTTAAAAAGAATCCATCTGTAAGTATTATTTTTTCTAATAGTAGCATAATACCCGGAGGATATTATATGCCTAATGTACACTGCTTAAAAGATAATGTTTTAGAATTAAAAAATATTAGATGGCTAACAAAAGTAATATTAGAAAAGATCTAA
- the nadA gene encoding quinolinate synthase NadA, with product MKTNLKTKINHLKKEQNAIILAHYYQRPEVQDIADAVGDSYYLSKIAKNCSESTILFCGVKFMAESAKILSPNKTVLLPVIEAGCPMADMISKKDVLNLRKTHPDANVVCYINSSADVKSVSDVCCTSSNAINIIKNLPEKKIIFIPDKNLGEYIQSQIPDKELILWKGFCITHKKVELEEIKKIKNLYTNIKVLCHGECEKEIRNASDFIGSTGDIIKFATESNDKKFLIVTEEGVLHQLKIKNPEKNFYSPSERMECINMKKISLKNVYDSLLNLNYKIELDENLRLNAYNALINMHNLGGK from the coding sequence ATGAAAACAAATCTAAAAACTAAAATAAACCATTTAAAAAAAGAACAAAATGCCATAATACTTGCTCATTATTATCAAAGACCTGAGGTACAAGATATAGCAGATGCAGTTGGTGATTCTTATTATCTAAGTAAAATAGCAAAAAATTGTAGTGAAAGCACAATATTGTTTTGTGGAGTAAAATTCATGGCTGAAAGTGCTAAGATTCTTTCTCCAAATAAAACTGTGCTTTTACCTGTAATTGAAGCTGGATGTCCAATGGCAGATATGATATCTAAGAAAGATGTGTTAAATCTAAGGAAAACTCATCCTGATGCAAATGTAGTATGTTATATAAATTCTTCTGCTGATGTAAAATCTGTATCTGATGTGTGTTGTACTTCATCCAACGCAATAAATATTATAAAAAACTTACCAGAGAAAAAAATAATTTTTATTCCAGATAAAAATTTAGGCGAATATATACAATCCCAAATACCAGATAAGGAATTAATATTGTGGAAGGGTTTTTGTATAACTCATAAAAAAGTAGAATTAGAAGAAATCAAAAAAATTAAAAATTTATATACTAATATAAAAGTTTTATGTCATGGAGAATGTGAAAAAGAAATTCGTAATGCTTCAGATTTTATAGGAAGTACAGGAGATATTATAAAATTTGCAACGGAAAGCAATGATAAAAAATTTTTGATAGTTACTGAAGAAGGAGTTCTCCATCAATTAAAAATAAAAAACCCTGAAAAAAATTTTTATTCCCCTAGTGAAAGGATGGAATGCATAAACATGAAAAAAATTTCTTTAAAAAATGTTTATGATAGCCTTCTAAATTTAAATTATAAAATAGAATTAGATGAAAATTTAAGATTAAATGCCTATAATGCGCTTATAAATATGCATAATCTAGGAGGAAAATAA
- a CDS encoding L-aspartate oxidase, with amino-acid sequence MDIYGDVLIVGSGVAGLYSALNLRKDLKIILISKDKLNRCNTTLAQGGISVARNKNDTNCFIEDTLKAGSYENNLQAVKILAKDSRENIVKLQTIGLNFDKYKENLSYTKEGAHSINRIVHFKDYTGKKLEEILIKNILKISNLTIIEDCNLIDLIQNNNTCFGGICLKNNEQINIYSKTTILATGGIGGLFKNSTNEPIITGDGIAIALKNNIKVKNLDYIQFHPTAFFKDTINERKFLISESVRGEGGKLFNSKGDRFVNELLSRDIVTKYILEEEIKTNSKNVYLDISFKPETFLKKRFPTIYKNCLENNINICKDAIPVSPAQHYFMGGIQVDLSGKTSMRNLYAFGEVSCTGVHGKNRLASNSLLEALVFSKRGAKRINFEINNLKSSYIRAYKLEHDIKYYSSLNKQTIIKPLLKLRSDLKNELVTC; translated from the coding sequence ATGGATATTTATGGTGATGTTCTAATTGTAGGAAGTGGAGTAGCCGGATTATATTCTGCTTTAAATCTAAGAAAAGATTTAAAAATAATATTAATTTCAAAAGATAAACTTAATAGATGTAATACTACACTAGCTCAAGGCGGAATCTCTGTAGCAAGAAATAAAAATGATACAAATTGTTTTATAGAGGATACCTTAAAAGCTGGTTCTTATGAAAATAACTTACAAGCAGTAAAAATATTAGCAAAAGATTCTAGAGAAAACATTGTTAAATTACAAACTATTGGACTTAACTTTGATAAATATAAAGAGAACCTAAGTTATACAAAAGAAGGCGCTCATAGTATAAATAGAATAGTACATTTTAAAGATTATACCGGTAAAAAATTAGAAGAAATCTTAATAAAAAATATACTTAAAATTAGTAATCTAACTATAATTGAAGATTGTAATCTTATAGACTTAATACAAAATAATAATACCTGCTTTGGAGGGATATGTTTAAAAAATAATGAGCAAATAAATATTTACTCAAAAACAACAATACTTGCAACAGGTGGTATAGGAGGATTATTTAAAAATTCAACTAACGAACCAATTATAACTGGAGACGGTATAGCTATAGCTTTAAAAAACAATATAAAGGTTAAAAATTTAGATTATATACAATTTCACCCTACTGCATTTTTTAAAGATACTATTAATGAGAGAAAATTTTTAATTTCTGAGTCAGTACGGGGAGAAGGTGGAAAACTTTTCAATTCTAAGGGTGATAGATTTGTAAATGAATTGCTTTCTAGGGATATAGTAACTAAATATATACTTGAAGAAGAAATAAAAACCAACTCTAAAAATGTATATTTAGATATTTCATTTAAACCTGAAACTTTTTTAAAGAAAAGATTTCCTACTATTTATAAAAATTGTTTAGAAAATAATATAAATATTTGCAAAGATGCTATTCCTGTATCTCCTGCCCAACATTATTTTATGGGTGGTATACAAGTAGACTTATCCGGAAAAACTTCTATGCGTAATTTATATGCTTTTGGTGAAGTAAGTTGTACTGGAGTACACGGTAAAAATAGATTAGCTAGTAATTCCTTGCTAGAAGCACTAGTATTCTCAAAACGTGGAGCTAAAAGAATAAATTTTGAAATAAATAATCTTAAATCTTCATATATAAGGGCTTATAAATTAGAGCATGATATAAAGTATTATAGTTCATTAAATAAACAAACAATTATAAAGCCCCTGCTTAAGTTAAGGAGTGATTTAAAAAATGAATTGGTTACTTGTTGA
- the nadC gene encoding carboxylating nicotinate-nucleotide diphosphorylase: MNWLLVDEKLKSALKEDIYFEDITTESIFKENKKAKIDLIAKEDGIIAGLEVFKRVFLLIGDVHTNFYINEGEKVTKDQKIGEIIGDIKTLLTGERVALNFLQRMSGIATLTRQFTYELKNTKTKLLDTRKTTPNLRVFEKYAVRIGGGFNHRLGLSDGILIKDNHINAAGGIKCAVALIKNNAPFVRKIEVEVENLEQLKEAIDCKVDIIMLDNMSLTMLKKAVSIIDGKSITEASGNITIDKIKDVADCGVDYISTGAITHSFKVLDLSIKNLTFL, from the coding sequence ATGAATTGGTTACTTGTTGATGAAAAACTTAAATCTGCACTTAAAGAAGATATTTATTTTGAAGACATAACTACAGAATCTATTTTTAAGGAAAATAAAAAGGCCAAAATAGATTTAATTGCAAAGGAAGATGGTATAATTGCCGGTTTAGAAGTTTTTAAAAGAGTATTTTTATTAATCGGAGATGTACATACTAATTTTTATATAAACGAGGGTGAGAAAGTAACTAAAGATCAAAAAATAGGTGAAATTATTGGAGATATAAAAACTCTTCTAACTGGTGAAAGAGTTGCCTTAAACTTCTTACAAAGAATGAGTGGAATAGCCACTTTAACTAGACAGTTTACCTATGAATTAAAAAATACAAAAACTAAATTATTAGATACTAGAAAAACTACTCCAAATCTTAGAGTTTTTGAAAAATATGCTGTTAGAATTGGTGGAGGCTTTAATCATAGATTGGGATTAAGTGATGGAATTCTTATAAAGGATAACCACATAAATGCAGCTGGTGGAATAAAATGCGCTGTAGCTTTAATAAAAAATAATGCACCTTTTGTAAGAAAAATAGAAGTTGAAGTTGAAAATTTAGAGCAATTAAAAGAAGCTATAGATTGTAAAGTTGATATAATTATGCTAGATAATATGTCTTTAACTATGTTAAAAAAAGCTGTATCCATAATAGATGGAAAATCAATAACTGAAGCTTCTGGTAATATAACCATAGACAAAATAAAAGATGTAGCAGATTGTGGTGTAGATTATATTTCTACTGGTGCAATTACTCATTCCTTTAAAGTTTTAGATCTAAGTATAAAAAATTTAACATTCTTATAG
- a CDS encoding M4 family metallopeptidase: protein MKSKKLLATVLSALITFSAVSAVSAAPVGKESKSEPKTTTIFWENNTHNTKKSTTSITQEKFDNSQAITKFFEKNISKFGIKKGSLKNTKTVKDDKGKTHYHMIYQVEDIPVYYGRIVFTTEKDSSMDSINGRIDTAFENTNWKNKIKLSKDNAIEKAKDGIKYDNLSKSNAELYLYNFEGKPYVVYLVNLTTDNGNWNVFVNAENGSIVNKFDDTPTLINEKNQNKPNAEEIKRNAKTSNNINSVINVNGQSTKGNGKTSLNGIVDIDLTYKDGKYYLKDSNKNVYLYDINNSWACLYNYPKSYILSQSNLVENNNNNFTENKHVVAVDGYVNLSKTYDYYKDKFNRNSIDDKGMNVEGFIHAGRNYNNAFWRDDLGSMFFGDGDGKVFSPLSKSLDVVGHEVSHGITSKESNLKYEKESGALNESFSDIMGVAIEGQNFQLGEDCYTPNIPGDALRDMEDPSKCGQPAHMKDFVYLPNNQDNDNGGVHTNSGIINHAAYLIAVGMEKSGEANGKDIMAKLFYRANCYEWDETTNFAKCRNDLIKVTKDLYGENSKYVKIVENAFDQVGITATPQLPL from the coding sequence ATGAAAAGTAAAAAGTTATTAGCTACAGTCTTAAGTGCATTAATCACTTTTTCTGCAGTGTCTGCAGTGTCTGCTGCACCTGTAGGAAAGGAAAGTAAAAGTGAGCCAAAAACTACAACAATATTTTGGGAAAACAACACACACAATACTAAAAAATCTACTACTAGCATAACTCAAGAGAAATTTGACAACTCCCAGGCTATAACTAAATTCTTCGAAAAGAATATTTCTAAATTTGGTATAAAGAAAGGTTCTCTTAAAAATACCAAAACTGTAAAAGATGATAAAGGTAAAACTCACTATCATATGATTTATCAAGTAGAAGACATTCCTGTATACTATGGAAGAATTGTTTTTACAACTGAAAAAGACTCCTCTATGGATTCTATAAATGGTAGAATTGATACTGCTTTTGAAAATACTAATTGGAAAAATAAAATTAAGCTATCAAAAGATAATGCTATAGAAAAAGCTAAAGATGGTATAAAATATGATAATTTATCTAAGTCAAATGCAGAGTTATATTTATACAACTTTGAAGGAAAACCTTATGTAGTTTATTTAGTTAATTTAACTACAGATAATGGTAATTGGAATGTTTTTGTTAATGCTGAAAATGGTTCTATAGTAAATAAATTCGATGACACCCCTACTTTAATCAATGAGAAAAATCAAAATAAACCTAATGCTGAAGAAATTAAGAGAAATGCTAAAACATCTAATAATATAAACAGTGTAATAAACGTTAATGGACAAAGTACTAAAGGGAACGGGAAAACCAGCCTAAATGGAATAGTCGACATTGATTTGACTTATAAAGATGGAAAATATTATTTAAAGGATAGCAATAAAAATGTTTATTTATATGATATAAATAATAGTTGGGCTTGTTTATATAATTATCCTAAATCATATATATTAAGCCAATCAAATCTTGTAGAAAATAATAACAATAACTTTACAGAGAATAAGCATGTGGTTGCAGTAGATGGTTATGTTAATTTATCTAAAACCTATGATTATTATAAAGATAAATTCAACAGAAATAGTATAGATGATAAAGGTATGAATGTAGAAGGATTTATTCATGCTGGTAGAAATTATAACAATGCCTTTTGGAGAGATGACCTAGGTTCTATGTTCTTTGGTGATGGAGATGGTAAAGTATTCTCTCCTCTATCAAAATCATTAGATGTTGTAGGTCACGAAGTTAGTCATGGTATAACTAGTAAAGAATCCAATCTTAAATATGAAAAGGAATCTGGTGCCTTAAATGAATCCTTCTCTGATATTATGGGTGTAGCTATTGAAGGTCAGAATTTCCAATTAGGTGAAGACTGCTATACACCAAATATTCCTGGAGATGCATTAAGAGATATGGAGGATCCATCTAAATGTGGTCAACCAGCTCACATGAAAGATTTTGTATATCTTCCTAATAATCAAGATAATGATAACGGAGGAGTTCATACAAATTCAGGTATAATAAATCATGCAGCTTATTTAATTGCAGTTGGAATGGAAAAGTCTGGTGAAGCAAATGGTAAAGATATTATGGCAAAATTATTTTATAGAGCAAATTGCTATGAATGGGACGAAACAACAAATTTTGCTAAATGCAGAAATGATTTGATTAAAGTAACTAAAGATCTTTATGGTGAAAATAGTAAATATGTAAAAATTGTTGAAAATGCTTTTGATCAAGTTGGAATAACTGCTACACCTCAATTACCATTATAA
- a CDS encoding M4 family metallopeptidase, with translation MKSKKLLATVLSAVITFSAVSAVSAAPVGKESKSEPKTTTIFWENNTHNTRKSTTGITQEKFNKFQDITKFFEKNISKFGVKKGSLKNTKVVKDDKGKTNYHMIYQVDDIPVYYGRIVFTTKKDSSIDSITGKIDATFENDSWKNKVKLSKDNAIEKAKDSIKHDSLSKTNATLYLYNFEGKPYVAYLVNLITDNGDWNIFVNAEDGSIVNQFNNTPTLVENKDENLPNAEEIKKASQEPANINNVINVNGQAAKGQGKTTLDGIVDIDLTYKDGKYYLKDSNKNIYLYDLNHSSIATYTRFKDRILRRSTLVENNSNKFTEDKHVTAVDGYVNLSKTYDYYKNKFNRNSIDNKGMNVEGFIHTGENFNNAFWRDDIGSMFFGDGDGVKFSSFASSLDVVGHELSHGITSKESKLKYEKESGALNESFSDIMGVAIEGKNFQIGEDCYTPNIPGDALRDMEDPSKGGQPAHMKDFKNLPNNKDNDWGGVHTNSGIINHAAYLIAVGMEKSGESNSKDIMANLFYKANCNYWDEITDFAKCRNDVVKVAKDLYGENSKHVKIVENAFDQVGITATPQLPL, from the coding sequence ATGAAAAGTAAAAAATTATTAGCTACAGTCTTAAGTGCAGTAATCACTTTTTCCGCAGTATCTGCAGTCTCTGCTGCACCTGTAGGAAAAGAAAGTAAAAGCGAACCAAAAACTACAACTATATTTTGGGAAAATAACACTCACAATACTAGAAAATCTACTACTGGCATAACTCAAGAAAAATTTAACAAATTCCAGGATATAACTAAATTCTTCGAAAAGAACATCTCTAAATTTGGGGTAAAGAAAGGTTCTCTTAAAAATACTAAAGTTGTAAAAGATGACAAAGGCAAAACTAACTATCATATGATTTATCAAGTAGATGACATCCCTGTATATTATGGAAGAATTGTTTTTACAACTAAAAAAGATTCTTCTATAGACTCTATAACTGGTAAAATTGATGCCACTTTTGAAAATGACAGTTGGAAAAACAAAGTAAAACTATCAAAGGATAATGCTATAGAAAAAGCTAAAGATAGCATAAAACATGATAGTTTATCTAAAACAAATGCAACTTTATATTTATACAACTTTGAAGGAAAACCTTATGTAGCTTATTTAGTTAATTTAATTACAGATAATGGAGATTGGAATATTTTTGTTAATGCTGAAGATGGTTCTATAGTAAATCAATTTAACAATACCCCTACCCTAGTTGAAAATAAGGATGAAAATTTACCTAATGCTGAAGAAATTAAAAAAGCTTCCCAAGAACCTGCCAATATAAATAATGTAATAAATGTTAATGGCCAAGCTGCTAAAGGACAAGGTAAAACTACTTTAGATGGAATAGTTGATATTGATTTAACTTATAAAGACGGTAAATATTATTTGAAAGATAGTAATAAAAATATTTATCTATATGACTTAAATCATAGTTCTATTGCTACGTACACTCGCTTTAAAGATCGTATATTAAGACGTTCAACTCTTGTAGAAAATAACAGCAATAAATTTACAGAGGATAAACATGTTACTGCAGTAGATGGTTATGTTAATCTATCAAAGACTTATGATTACTATAAAAATAAGTTTAACAGAAATAGTATTGATAATAAAGGTATGAATGTTGAAGGATTTATTCATACCGGTGAAAATTTTAATAATGCCTTTTGGAGAGATGACATTGGTTCTATGTTCTTTGGCGATGGAGATGGAGTAAAATTCTCTTCCTTTGCAAGTTCTCTAGATGTTGTAGGTCATGAATTGAGTCACGGTATAACTAGTAAAGAATCCAAGCTTAAATATGAAAAAGAATCTGGTGCTTTAAATGAATCCTTTTCTGATATTATGGGTGTAGCCATTGAAGGAAAAAATTTCCAAATAGGTGAAGACTGCTATACTCCAAATATTCCTGGAGATGCATTGAGAGATATGGAGGACCCATCTAAAGGTGGTCAACCAGCTCATATGAAAGATTTCAAAAACCTGCCTAATAATAAAGATAATGATTGGGGTGGCGTTCATACAAATTCAGGTATAATAAATCATGCTGCTTATTTAATTGCAGTTGGAATGGAAAAATCCGGTGAATCAAATAGTAAAGATATTATGGCAAATTTATTCTATAAGGCAAATTGTAATTACTGGGATGAAATAACAGATTTTGCTAAATGCAGAAATGATGTAGTTAAAGTTGCCAAGGACCTTTATGGTGAAAATAGTAAACATGTCAAAATCGTGGAAAATGCTTTTGACCAAGTTGGAATAACTGCCACACCTCAATTACCATTATAA
- a CDS encoding M4 family metallopeptidase — protein MKSKKLLATVLSAVITFSAVSAVSAAPVGKESKSDPKTTTISWDKSEQNTKKATTNINQKKFNNAKEITKFFEKNISKFGVKKGTLKSTKTLKDDKGKTHYHTIYEVEGIPVYYGRIVFTTEKDSTMDSINGRIDTVFENGNWKNKIKLSKEDAIVKAKADIKNEKSNKEKAELYLYNFDGKPYVVYLVNSITDSGNWDIFVNAEDGSIVNKFNNTPTLLDTKSEKLPNAKKIKDEAEKNETKKTNNVNSVTDVQGQSVKGVGRTSLNGLVNIDLTYGNGRYYLKDNNRKIYLYDLKNQVDLKDLNDFYDSPKGGHNEELMRRSELVSNSNNNFVDDDQVNSVDAYTNMAKSYDYYKNKLSRNSLDNKGMNVKGFVHFDKNLGNAFWVGEYDSMFFGDGDGVILSPLAKALDIVGHELSHGVTNKASNLKYEKESGALNESFSDIMGTAIEGKNFVIGEDCWMPTPWYGDVMRDMKDPSRGRQPAHMKNYYHTAEDNGGVHTNSGIINHAAYLIADGFEKMDAKDSKDIMGKLFYRANCYYWDQTTDFAKCRNDVVKVAKDFYGDNSKEVEIVKNAFEKVGITATPQLPL, from the coding sequence ATGAAAAGTAAAAAATTATTGGCTACAGTGTTAAGTGCTGTAATCACCTTCTCCGCAGTTTCAGCAGTTTCAGCTGCACCTGTAGGAAAAGAAAGTAAAAGTGATCCAAAGACCACAACAATATCCTGGGATAAAAGTGAACAAAATACTAAAAAGGCTACTACAAACATAAATCAAAAGAAATTTAACAACGCTAAAGAAATAACTAAATTCTTTGAAAAAAACATATCTAAATTTGGGGTAAAAAAAGGTACTCTTAAGAGTACTAAAACTTTAAAAGATGATAAAGGTAAAACTCACTATCATACAATTTATGAAGTAGAAGGTATACCTGTATACTATGGAAGAATTGTCTTTACAACTGAAAAAGACTCAACTATGGATTCTATAAATGGTAGAATTGATACTGTTTTTGAAAATGGAAATTGGAAAAACAAAATCAAACTATCTAAAGAAGATGCAATAGTAAAAGCTAAAGCTGATATTAAAAATGAAAAATCCAACAAGGAAAAGGCTGAGTTATATCTGTATAATTTTGATGGCAAACCTTATGTAGTTTATTTAGTAAATTCAATTACAGATAGCGGCAATTGGGATATTTTCGTTAATGCTGAAGATGGTTCCATAGTAAATAAATTTAATAATACTCCTACTCTACTTGATACTAAATCTGAAAAATTACCTAATGCTAAAAAAATTAAAGATGAAGCTGAAAAAAATGAAACTAAAAAGACTAATAATGTAAATAGTGTAACTGATGTACAAGGTCAAAGCGTTAAAGGAGTAGGAAGAACTAGTTTGAACGGACTAGTAAATATTGATTTAACTTATGGCAATGGAAGATATTATTTAAAAGATAATAATAGAAAAATTTATCTATATGATTTAAAAAATCAAGTTGATCTGAAGGACTTAAACGATTTTTATGACTCTCCAAAGGGTGGCCATAATGAAGAGCTTATGCGTAGATCTGAATTAGTATCTAATTCTAATAATAATTTTGTAGATGATGATCAAGTTAACTCTGTAGATGCTTATACAAATATGGCTAAGTCTTATGATTATTATAAAAATAAACTATCTAGAAATAGTCTTGATAATAAAGGTATGAATGTTAAGGGATTCGTTCATTTTGACAAAAATTTAGGTAATGCCTTTTGGGTTGGAGAATACGATAGTATGTTCTTTGGGGATGGAGATGGCGTAATATTATCTCCTCTTGCTAAAGCTTTAGATATTGTAGGTCATGAACTTAGCCATGGTGTTACTAATAAAGCATCAAATCTTAAATATGAAAAGGAATCTGGTGCTTTAAATGAATCCTTCTCAGATATTATGGGAACAGCTATTGAGGGTAAAAACTTTGTAATAGGTGAAGATTGCTGGATGCCTACTCCTTGGTATGGAGATGTAATGAGAGATATGAAAGATCCATCTAGAGGAAGACAACCCGCTCATATGAAAAATTATTATCACACTGCCGAAGATAATGGTGGAGTTCACACAAATTCAGGTATAATAAACCATGCTGCTTATTTAATTGCAGATGGATTTGAAAAAATGGATGCAAAAGATAGTAAAGATATTATGGGAAAACTATTTTATAGAGCTAACTGCTACTACTGGGATCAAACAACAGATTTTGCTAAATGCAGAAACGATGTAGTTAAAGTTGCTAAAGATTTTTATGGTGACAATAGCAAAGAAGTTGAAATTGTAAAAAATGCTTTCGAGAAAGTTGGAATAACTGCTACACCTCAATTGCCATTATAA